Within the Nocardioides humi genome, the region CGACCCGTCCGGATAGGCGACGTCGCGGTAGGTGTGGCTGCCGTCGGCCTGCAGGGTGTAGACGCGGAGGGCGGCCGTTCCCTGCTGCCAGGAGGCCCAGACCTCACCGGTGGCGGGGTTGACCGCGATGTCGTTGCTCGCACCCGTGCCCGGCACCGGGAGGGTGTCGAGGACCCGCCAGTCGCCGTCCTCGTCCTGGCCGATGACCGTCACCGCGGTGTCGATGACGTACGCCCGGTCGAACTGCGGCGAGTACACCACATTGCGCGGGTTCTGGCCGGGAACGGTGACGGCGACGGCCTTCTCCAAGGTCGCCGCATCGAACGCGACCACCTCGCCGGTGTTGTAGTTGCGGGTCCACAGCCAGTCGTGGTCGGTGTCGTAGGTGAGACCGGTCCCCTGGAAGTCGTCGTGCAGGACGCTGGTGTTGGCGTACGACGGCTGGCCCTGCGGATCCCAGGTCTCCGTCGTGACGACCGGCTGACCACCCGGCCCGGCGTAGCCGAGCGCGACCGGGTCGAGCTCGGTGCCACCGGCGTAGAAGCCGCCGAACGCCGGGGCGCCCGCTGCGCTCAGGCGGGCGGGGATGCCGGACCAGGTCGAGCTGCCGTCCTCACCGGCGTAGGTGCCGGCCTCGGGGTCGAGGGTCGCCACGACGACGTCGGGGTAGTCGACGACCTCGCCCGAGGTCATGTCCTTGCTCGTCATGTCGGCCCGTACGACGCTCTGGTCGCCGTTGAGGTCGACGCGGACGTCGCTGATGTCGAGGTCGAGCTGGCCGTCGTGACCGTCGAAGCTGACGGTGCCCGCGAAGGAGAGCTCGGTCAGGTTGCCCTCGTCGTCGAAGGTGCCGGAGCCGTCCACGAACCGGAAGGTGCCGTCCGCGTTGCGGGTCGCCCCACCGGAGGTGGAGATCGAGCCGTGCGCGATCGAGCCCTCGATGTAGTTGCGGAAGGACGCCTTGATGCCCCAGTCCAGGGTGGCGCCCGTGATCGGGCTCTCGGCCGCCCGCGCCGGCGATGCGCCGGTCGCGAGGAGGCCGAGCACGACGCCCGCCGCGGTCGCCGCGGCGATCAGGCGTCCGGGTCGGGTACGGCGGGTGGTGGCGCGGGAGGGCTCGGGCGGCGCCCACGAGCGGCGCCTTGTCGCTGTCATCGGTGGTGATCTCCTGGGAACGGACCGGACCGTGGTCCGGGCGGGGCCGCCCGAGCGACCGTTGATAAGGTTTGGCAAACCTAAGTTGGCACACCAGAGATCTTCTTGACAAGGAGTCAGAAAAAGAGGAACCGGCTGCGGAGGCGATGCCTTCCACAGCCGGGTCGAGCCTGCTCAGCCGAGCCGTTCCAGCACCATCGCCATGCCCTGACCGCCGGCGGCGCACATGGTCTCGAGACCGAACCGGGCGCCCCGCTCCTGCAGCCCGTGGATGAGCGTCGTGGCCATCCGGGCACCGGTCGAGCCGAACGGGTGACCGAGGGCGATCGCGCCGCCGTTGACGTTGACGCGGTCCGGGTCGAGACCGAGCTGGTCCACGCACGGGAGCACCTGGGCGGCGAACGCCTCGTTCATCTCCACCAGGTCGATGTCGTCGACGGACAGGCCGGCGCGGGCGATGGCCTGCCGGCTGGCCTCGACCGGGCCGAGGCCCATGATCTCGGGGCTCAGCGCCGAGACGCCGGTCGAGACGATCCGGGCCAGCGGGGTGATCCCGAGCCGGGCGGCGCGGGCGTCGCTCATCACGACCAGCGCGGCGGCGCCGTCGTTGAGCGGGCAGCAGTTGGCCGCGGTGACGGTGCCGTCGGGCCGGAAGACGGGCTGCATCGACGCGACCTTCTCCAGGGTCACGCCGGCGCGCGGGCCGTCGTCGGTGTCGACGACGGTGCCGTCGGCGAGGGTGACGGGCGTGATGTCGGTCTTCCAGAACCCGCGCTCGGCGGCCGCCTCGGCGAGGTTCTGGCTGCGCACGGCGTACGCGTCCTGCGCGGCACGCGGCACGTCGCAGTACGACGCGACATTCTCGGCAGTCTCGCCCATCGCGATGTAGATGTCGGGCAGCTCGCCGGCCGAGCGCGGGTCGGCCCACGGCTCCCCGCGGCGGCCCGGGCCGCGGCGCGCTCGGCCGCGGCGGCGTACAGCGGGTTCCGGGTGTCCGGCATGCCGTCGGCCTTGCCCCGCTCGAAGCGGGAGACGCACTCGACGCCGGCGGCGACGAACACGTCGCCCTCGCCCGCCCGGATCGCGTGCAGCGCCATCCGGGTGGCCTGCAGCGACGACGCGCAGTAGCGGTGGACGGTGGAGCCGGGCACGCCGTCGAGACCGAGCCGGAGCGCGACCATGCGGCCGAGGTTGTAGCCCTGCTCGCCCGCGGGCTGGGCGCAGCCCAGCACCAGGTCCTCGACCTCGGCGCGGTCCAGCTCGGGTACGGCGGACAGCGCCGCGTCCACCATCTGCGCGGCCAGGTCGTCGGGCCGCAGCTCGCGCAGCGAGCCCTTGTAGGCGCGGCCGATCGGCGAGCGGGCGGCGGAGACGATGACTGCTTCGGGCACGGAGGGCTCCTGACTCAGGCGTTGGGGGTGTGCTGCAGGAAGGCGGGCCACTCGCCGCCGCCGTCGACGTTGAGGACGGCACCCGTGATGTGGGCGGCGAGCGGCGAGGACAGCAGGACGCAGGCCTGCCCGACCTCGAGCGGGGTGGCGAAGACGCCCCGCGGGATGGTGGCGGCGACCCGCGCGAACTGCTCCGCGTCGCCGTAGTGATCGACCGATCCGGGCGTCTCGACCAGGCCGCAGCTGACCGCGTTGACGCGGACGTCGGGCGCCCACTCCACCCCGAGACTGCCGGTGAGGCTCTCGAGCGCGGCCTTCGCGGCGCCGTACACCGCCGTGCCGGGGCTGGGCCTGCGGGCCGAGATCGAGGTGACGTTGACCATCGAGCCACGCGCCGCCCGCAGGTGCGGGTGGGCCGCGAGGGCGACGTACACCGCGGACATGAAGTTGAGGTCGTTGATCTTCGCGTGGAAGCGCGCGGACGCGGCACCGAAGTCCGCATGGGGCG harbors:
- a CDS encoding acetyl-CoA C-acyltransferase; translation: MGETAENVASYCDVPRAAQDAYAVRSQNLAEAAAERGFWKTDITPVTLADGTVVDTDDGPRAGVTLEKVASMQPVFRPDGTVTAANCCPLNDGAAALVVMSDARAARLGITPLARIVSTGVSALSPEIMGLGPVEASRQAIARAGLSVDDIDLVEMNEAFAAQVLPCVDQLGLDPDRVNVNGGAIALGHPFGSTGARMATTLIHGLQERGARFGLETMCAAGGQGMAMVLERLG
- a CDS encoding SDR family oxidoreductase; translation: MAYSIDMTGQVVLVTGGGRGVGDGIVQAYLEAGAEVEICGRSTPGSLREVDGRTPHFAPVDVREADQVAAWVADVVRRRGRLDVAVNNAGGAPHADFGAASARFHAKINDLNFMSAVYVALAAHPHLRAARGSMVNVTSISARRPSPGTAVYGAAKAALESLTGSLGVEWAPDVRVNAVSCGLVETPGSVDHYGDAEQFARVAATIPRGVFATPLEVGQACVLLSSPLAAHITGAVLNVDGGGEWPAFLQHTPNA